aaaatacatgtttaaatattaaatatactagtttaaaaaataaaaaaatagtttacctatTCCAAAGTGTCTAACCACCGCCAACGTTTTTGAGCAATAGGTAAACATAATAGGTAAAGTGACATGACACTCTTTGATTGGTCGATTTGAAAGTTTACCTATtgaaagtgtttaaccactccttataccctaagACATTACATTGGTAGAGATTGGCATGAAGTAACCAAGATTAGTATCAAGTAACACCAGTTAACAAGTTTATATGTATTTTGTATATTTGAAAgaaaataaaacatataaaaaagatAAGTATCAAGAACTAACTCAAGATTATCCTGAACATTCATATCCTGCACTTGGGTTGCAAATTATGTAGCCAAGAGGATGAAACAACAGCACATTTGGTGGTGGGTTGCATTCTGGCTCAACAAGTTTAGGATTTCATGGCAGCTTGGTGTAGACTCCCCTCGATCTTCGCATTAGAATTAAAGGACCTGTTTTCGGTCCATAAAAGGTTGCCACTTTCTGGGCAGTGGCGTAAGGTGGTCCTAACGGTTATACATGTGGCCGTTTGGGTCTTGTGTAGGTCAAGAAACGAGGCGGTATTCGAAAATAAACAGCTGAACATTGGAAGAATAAAGGAGGACACAAAGACTTATAGTTATTTATGGGTTAGAAATCGAGCGAAAAGCTTGGCTCTAACTTGGGAAGATTGGTGTAATTTCGAGTTATCGAATGTGGGGGTTTAAAATGTATGCTTATCATTCTGTTTTTTGTTTCCATTGGTGGATGTAAGATTGCTGGGTAACAGtttgttgatcagttctgttttatGCATAATGGAAAACAAGAataacatacctttgattgcagcAGATAGgtcagcagagaatccagatggagacgcaacaataaggtttgacacgattgtcagcttgatctggttcctccttagggtgcaatctaatgatagTGATGAGAGAACCGAAAAGGGtaatcggttatggagagagggGCGATTTCATGATGATGTTATTGTGATTAGTGTCTAACTCGTTAACCCTCTTTGATtgtctccttatatatacactcaagaggaaacctaattagttaataagggtaatatggtccatcaacaattaccaactaattatttaataggttgttatatattttgatatatataatgtaaataattataatggctattagattaaatattacatcataatatatttaatcttacacagTTGATTGCCTTGATTGCCTGGTTATGCTTCATTAATAAAATTTTCGTTGGCCATTCTAAAAAAAGTTTAGTTTTCTTCCTTTTTGAGTTTTGGTCGATACCAATGGCCAAAAAACGGCTTTATAGCCATTGGATGCCTTTAACGATATAAACTGGTAATCTGGTTTTTTCTGGGGTCACAAACCGGTTCAGGCCACACTTGCATTAAAAAAAACTCATCCCAAACCGGTTTTTTGTTTTTCCAAAACTGACCCAGGTTAATTTCCGCGTCAGTAGGCCCGCATAGGTTTTTTACACCTCTAGTGAGACTGCAAGAAGTAAAacaaaatctatatctatactatataataaaagaaacctgttttgggacacttgtcattatctcatttaattgattaaaattattaataatactaataataataatatttaatctaatctaatacaaaaaaaataataatatttaatctaatctaatacaaattcttattattaattcaataacctattgttaaactaaaacttcaatagaatcttaaatcctagctaaacaagtttcgaaattcataataatattaatatgatagactaaatatattattgatatatatatatataatattattgatatatataactaaaattattatcaataatattaataataggtttagaatcaaatacaaagattcaaaaaataagaagtcgtacaaagggtattaaatagactctgattgacctcattcaaccgacattagagcagtcttatcgaactctacgacattaattaatatgtacgagttgatgggttacatttatattaaGTCATTTTTGTCAATATGGTATGTAAATGTCTCTGTCTTTGGTTTGCATTTACAGGAAATATCTATACtttatagtttaaattgtttaacccgtgtaacacacggggaactaacctagtaaaTTATAAAAGTAACAAGAATTTATGCTAGATAatctttaataaaaaaattagcTGGATGTTCTAAAATTTAAATGTatttaaaaaagttatatatttaaatttaCGTGATGGCAATGTGGGGCTAACCCACTTAGGAAACGTGAGGTTTAATCCTAAGCAAGAATAAAATTTAGAATCATTAACGAGGTGTGTTCTTGgcttaaaaaatgcaaaaaaaaggCGTTTTTATTCAAAATCGATTTCGAAAAAGCCTATGATAACATCCATTGGAGTTTCGTGGTTGATGTGTTTCGTCAAATGGGGTTCGGGTCCAAATGGTGCAGCTGGATCTTTGGCATCCTTTCGTCCGCTCGGGCCTCCGTCTTGGTTAATGGCTCCCCCACGTTCGAATTCAAATGTGGCAAAGGTATGAGGCAAGGGGATCCGATTTCTCCGTTCTTATTCGTGGTTGTTATGGAGGCTTTCTCGTGTTTGCTCGATAAGGCGAGTGAGGTTGGGGTGTTTTCCGGGATTGCCCTCCCGAACGACGGTCCTAGAATATCTCATCTATTATTCGCCGATGATGCTCTTATTATCGGGGATTGGGAGGTTAGTAACGCCTTGAATATAGTCAGAATTTTGAGGTGTTTTTACTCTTGTTCGGGCCTTAAGATTAACCTTGGGAAGTCTAGTTTGTTTGGCGTTGGTGTTAGACTCGATGAAGTTGGGGCCATGGCCAATGTGGTTGGATGTAGTCCAGACGAACTGCCATTCAAGTATCTAGGCTTAAAAGTTGGGGCTAATATGAATCGAGTCAATAACTGGAGGCCGGTTTTCGATATTTTTGAGTCCAGACTCGCGCTGTGGAAATCTTCCTTATTGTCGTTGGGTGGTAGAGTTACGCTCATTCGGTCGGTTCTCGAGAGTCTCCCGGCCTATTACTTCTCTCTTTACAAGGCTCCGTTGAAAGTTATTACGGAATTGGAAAAGATTATGAAAAAGTTCCTGTGGGGAGGTTCAAGTGAGGTGAATAAAATAAATTGGGTAGCGTGGGATAGAGTTACGTCGGCCAAGAAATCTGGAGGCTTAGGTATTAGTAAGTTGAGCATCGTTAATCGTGCTTTATTATGTAAATGGGGGTGGAGGTACAAGCGTGAAAAAAACAACTTGTGGGTCAAAGTAGTGGATGCAATTCACCTTAGTGGTTCGGGTTGGTCTTTTCTCCCGGTCAAAAAATCGATCAGCGGTGTTTGGCAGAATTTGGTGTCCGTTTTCGATATTATTTTGCCAGGCAACTTAAGTTTGCGGAAAATGTTCAGGGGAAAGGTGGGGACAGGCGAGTCGATCCTCTTCTGGCTCGACCCGTGGCTCCTTGAAGAGCCGCTATGTATCCGTTACCCGAACTTGTTTGCTTTGGAAGTAGTGAAGGCCTGCACGGTTCAGGATCGAGTCCGCGGGGAGTGGCTCTGGAGACATGACCCCGAGTCGGCTGAAGAAACTACGGAACTGTCGGACATCCTCTTGGCTTTATCTTCGTTCTCGTCGGAGTCTTCGAGCGACGGCTGGAAGTGGTTGGGGGATCAGACTGGGATTTTTTCGGTTAAATCGGCTAAAAATTTCTTGTTGGGCTCGGGGGATTTCAATGCGGGGTTTGTCTTGAATTGGTGCAAATGGACCCGAGTAAGTGTAATTTGTTCGCTTGGAGAGCTGAAATGGGAAGGATTCCTACATACGACGCGCTTAACAAGAGGGGTGTGGTGATCGGCGACGGTTTATGTCCGTTATGCAGGACTGAAGCTGAATCTGCGGAACACATTTTCACCTCATGCTGGTTTTCTTCAGTGCTGTGGCATAAGATTAGTTTGTGGTGTCGTATCCCGCATATTTACGCTTTTAGCATAAGGGATCTTCTGGAGGTGCACAAAGGAAGGCAAATCAGATCTGGGTTGTGTCCGATTGTCCATGGTATTATCATAGTCTCGTGTTGGTGCTTGTGGATCGTTCGGAACAAGGCTGTTTTTTCATCTATCGTTCCTAAGGTGGAGGATGTTTTTTCGGATATTAAGTCTTTAGGATTCTTATGGTTTAGAAATAGAGCGAGATCTAATCATATCTCATGGTTGGAGTGGTGTAATATGAACATTTTGTAAGGTTTTTGTCGTGGGTCCCCGCCCGGTTTTCGGGCTCGGGGTGAGTTTTTAGTGAAAgtctcttttcaaaaaaaaaaaaaagaataaaatttAGAATTATCGGTATAATAGAGTAGAAGAAGGTTGCCATTAAAAAAAATGTGATAATGATTAACTAATTAGAAGAGATAAATCAAAGAGTTATAAACAAGAACTAAGATTAGTTGAATTTCTTGAAATGTGTGTATGTAGATATCTATATTAATCCATAAACGAAAAAAATAAATAACCCCTTTTTTAGCTATCTCCTCACCTGACTGCTGCTTTCCTCCATACTCGCCATAACAACCCGACGTTGGATCTATTCTCTTTCAATCTCTCTCTTCTTCTGTTAGGTCAGTGGTTTAACTTTTATCTTTCTTAATTATTTTCCATTGTTATGCAGCCTCTAAATCTTTATTTTGATTGATTTTATTTGCGTGTTTGCTTATATCCATTGATTAATCATGCATAATGCTAGATCTGGATCTGATTGTCATACTGAAACTGtgtgaatttttttattttcttctgTTTATGTTTACATCAATCAAGTAGGTTCTGAATATGCTTGTTGTTGTTAGAGAATATGTTGAAGAAGATTAAGCTTATAATCAACGTTTTATTTAAATTTTCATGCATAAATACATGTTATTTATGATTGCTTAGAAAATATAATCTTGCTTTTGTCTTAAACAGCTGTCTTAAAACGTGATTACGATTACATACAGAATACGTGCATACGAGTTCATACAACCAGTTACGATGTTAAGTGTGTTGTTGTTATGTTTTATTAGGTAAAGAAGAAGGAAAATAAACAAAGATGGTGAAAATCTGTTGCATTGGAGCTGGTTATGTTGGAGGCCCAACCATGGCTGTGATTGCATTCAAGTGCCCGTCGGTTGAAGTGGCTGTTGTTGATATCTCGGTGCCTCGAATCACAGCATGGAACAGTGATAAACTCCCTATTTACGAGCCTGGGCTCGATGAAGTGGTGAAAAAGTGCAGGGGTAAAAATCTGTTTTTCAGTAATGAAATAGAGAAACATGTTGCAGCTGCAGATATAGTTTTTGTGTCCGTGAATACTCCCACCAAAACTTCAGGTTTGGGAGCTGGAAAAGCGGCTGATTTGACATACTGGGAGAGTGCTGCGCGTATGATAGCTGATGTGTCCAAGTCTTCAAAAATTGTAGTTGAGAAATCAACTGTTCCGGTTAAAACAGCAGAAGCAATTGAGAAGATTTTGACCCACAACAGTAAAGGCATTGAGTTTCACGTGCTCTCAAATCCGGAGTTCCTTGCTGAAGGTACTGCAATCACGGATCTTTTTAATCCTGACCGTGTTCTCATTGGTGGTCGTGAAGAAAACGCGGGTGGTTTGAAAGCTATTCAAACACTAAAAGATATTTACGTTCAGTGGGTCCCACAGGAACGGATTATATGTACCAATCTTTGGTCTGCTGAATTGTCAAAGCTTGCGGCTAATGCTTTTTTGGCTCAAAGAATCTCTTCTGTTAACTCAATCTCAGCACTATGCGAGGCTACTGGCGCAAATGTTACTCAAGTTTCATCAGCGGTTGGTAAAGACTTGAGAATTGGGTCTAAGTTTCTTAACGCCAGTGTCGGGTTTGGTGGGTCTTGTTTTCAAAAAGATATTTTGAATTTGGTGTACATATGTGAGTGCAACGGTCTCCCGGAGGTAGCAAATTACTGGAAACAGGTTATAAAGATCAATGACTACCAAAAAAATCGATTTGTGAATCGACTTGTATCTTCTATGTTTAACACAATATCGGGAAAGAAGATCGGCATATTAGGATTCTCATTTAAAAAAGACACCGGTGATACAAGAGAAACCCCTGCAATTGATGTGTGTAAAGGTTTGTTAAATGATAAAGCTCAGTTAGTCATTTATGATCCACAAGTACCCGAGGCACAAATATTTAAGGATCTTTCAACCCCAAAATTTGACTGGGACCAACTTGGCTCGACCATCCAAATAACTGAAGATGCTGTGGCGCAAAGTGTTAAAGTCGTTCATAATGCCTATGAAGCAACTAAAGATGCACACGCGATTTGTATACTAACCGAGTGGGACGAGTTCAAAAGTCTTGATTACCAAAAGATCTACAACAACATGCCAAAACCAGCTTATATGTTTGATGGCAGGAACGTAGTAGATGTTGCAAAGCTAAGGCAAATTGGGTTTATTGTTTACTCAATTGGGAAGCCATTGGACCCGTGGCTAAAGGACATGCCTGCCATTGCTTGAGCTTGAAGATGGATTACTATTTATTAGCCAAATTAACTTCCTATGGTTCAATTTCTTTTAATTCTAGTGTTTTTCTTTTGACTTTGTTTTGGTTCAGTTTCTTTAAATTTTAGTGTTTTACTTTTGACTTTGTTTTGCTAAGGATAGCTTTTGGTTTAAATGATGTGGTTATAGCTTTTATATTAAGTTATTAATAACTTAAACTCTCTTGATTTATGTTTTTTCTTCTTCTAATTTTCAACCTGGATGTATACGGTTCAACAAGttatgatgaaaattttgctggCTACGGTTTTGGGAACGATAAAAATCAAATCAGGGGTTGGTTGAATTAGCTGGACCAATTAATTTTATCGGTTTGTGATTTAACAGTTCAGATTTGCCGATTTGAACTATTTTTTTCTTTCAATATCGTTTGTTTGTATTAAAGCTTATTGAAATGATAAATATTGTTGATGATTATAATACACGTACATAATTGCATAttccaaaaataattaaaatatcaAAACGAATGGTTAGTTTTACACAGACTGTTCTAATATCCAAACTGATTGAACCGTTAAACTATCAAAACCGGACCGTTTAGATCTCAACCTGACTAAATCACCAAAATCAAATAACTTGAATCTCAAACCATCCAAAGAGGCCGGCTTGCTTTGGTCTAAAAAGTTTATGAAGACTCGCATTACCCTATTTTTAATCAATATCTATCtattataataaaagaaaccaagttttggacacgtgtcattcattgaagttatcctcaaatctatacttgtcgtatattaaataaataaataaataaataaataaataaataaataattattaaatCTTATTGTACTTTAataaatattatcctcaaatctaaattgttatattaatatatttttaaaacaaatatctCTCTTTtttctacttatcttatattaaatatataaataataaattaatattaaatgttatcctaatttattaaaaaaatatttcttttattatttggtatacaaaattatatttattcaactcgtgcaaaacgcggggtttttaaaaatataaatttttgtattatttactataaatataatttttttttattatttaccatacaaagttacatttatataacctgtgtaatacacgaagtttttaaagatataactttttatcatttgctatgtaaaattatatttattcaacacgtgtaatacacaggggtttttaaggatataatttttttttattatttggtagattttttaACCCGACTATAGataggttttttaaagatatgatgtttttagtatttagtatacaaaattacatttatttaatctgtgtatagacatggtttttaaagttttaactctttttttagatctattcaacatgtgtaatatacggggtttttaaggatgtgattttttattatttggtagatttattcaacccgattatacacgggttttttaaagatacaatgtttttagtatttagtatacaaaattacatttatttaatctgtttaatacacatggttttcaaagatataactatttttattatttgatatataaaattacatttatttaagccgtacaatatacggggttcatgaagatataactttttattttttaatatataaaattacatttattcaacccgtgtaattcACGGGATTTTAACCTAGTACTTTATATATATACAATtaacaaaagacaaaaaaagtaatttatatttataaaagcTATATTTGAGAACTTCCCAACTCAGAATCATAAGTATGTATGAATAAGTAGATTACTAATTAGATTTGCAATAATATAATCATCTATATGCAACTTACTAacatttagggtatgtttggtatAAAGCTTTTAaaagcttttaggagcttctagctttaagcttttaagaaaaagttcCTACtaaataaaaagtcttgtttggttgaaggagctttaagcttttaggttaggagcttgaaacttttggttgaacgctactattagtagcgtttagaaggagctacaagcttttaggaaaaaatgactattttaacctctaaaaataaggaactttttaatgcaccaactttctaaatttttagttatgtccattttggtaattttacacattttattaaaagcttcagctactctaccaaacaccaaatatatctaaaaagctacagctactagctactagcttccagctacttttgccaaagaTACCCTTACTCACAATGTATCAATATAATTATTAACTTATTCTTAATCTTATAAACAAgatagttaaataaataaaataattcatTCAGAGTAAATTATGAAGGTATAAACAAATAATATCTTAGTTTTAGTTTTCATAGGAGTTAGAATTTATCGAATACAAGTTCATAACTATTAACTTTTTAAGGGCCAATTAACATGTGGGTATTTTTGGTGGGAGAGACTAAAGAGGTTAATGCACACGTGTAAAACCGGCTTAATTTAGACAAACCGGTTTAAATCCGGACCGTTCGATGATTACAATAAACTAGACCCGTATCCATTCGCCCCTCTTTTCATCGTACTCTTCGAATTCTATATGATCGACCTTCGATTTCTCTTTATTTCTCAAATCAACAATCAAATCGAGTTTCTTATCCGTTATCCTCTCATCTTCCTCTATCTATCGATTTAAATTATGTCTAATTTATTTTCTCCTAACTAAttttagggttagggtttcgtCGTTTGAATCTTCGGATTTACGCCCTTTTTTCTTCGATCCGTTGTATAATCGTCGTTGATTTATGATCCTTTTTGATAACCCTATGTTTATTCATtgaaaaattatacatttttttgGCGTAATTTGTTTCTAGGGTTTTGAAGAGCGCGTGTTTGTGAAAATTCGTGTCATTTGTATATTGGTTGAGGGATTTGGTAAGTATGTTCGTTAATTACTCTCTGCTATTGTTATTGGTGTAAATATCGTTGATTTGTGCATGTTAATGTTTAGGGTTAGGGTTTCAAGAAAAAATAAATTGGggatttttttatttgattaaatTGGTTGTTCTAATGGTTGTAATTTGCCCAGGATAGCATGCTTGAGATTTAAATTAGAAGTTTATGGACCAATGTgaaatttgttgttttaaaattgttttttgaTTCGAATTGTTAATggtatacatttttttttttaatttcttaaGTTTAATTAATATTTTTGGAGGACTTTTAAGTGTGCTAATAGTATTGGTTTGCTAATTGCAATATGATTCTGTTTAGTGCTGCCCTGCATGCAGACTAAAATATGCATTTCTTGTTTCTTTGACAATTATGAGTATAAAAAATTGTGATAGGGATTACTGAATTAAAATGGCAATTTTGATTATCTGTCATGTACTTTTTTTTTGATAAAGGGCAAAGCCCGGCAAATGTGTCCTGTAGAGTTTGTTGTTTGTATTTCAATAACAATTCTTTATGTTATCTAGAGTTGATCGACTGTAGAGTTTGTTATTATTCATATCGTGTTGTTCCCTATATTTAGCTCAAGATATGATGTCACTTTTGTTGGTTTTATATGAGACAAGGGGGACGCACTATGCTAATCACaagaaattttttttaattttgattttgattatttCAGCCAGATGTTCCAAGTCTAATTGCAAATCGTGTAATTTTTCTGTCGTTTTAAATATAGAATGACGACAGGCTTTGTGATAGTTATAGAATATTCACTCTGCTGTTATGttacttttatttcattttgttatatatatttcTTCTTATATATCATTTATCAAAGTATCAGTTTTCGCAGTTTCATTCATTTTTAGTAACCTTCTACATGACAGCTTCAGTCAAAGCTGTATATTATATTTGCATGTTGTATGTTAATCTGTGTTTATCTCTAGATATCGTTGCAGGTCGTGATGGGAACCAAACGGGCCTTTGAAGAAGATCTACAGGAGTTTATTAAGCACCcaaaacattttgattttggcaATAAACCGGCCTCGTTTACTGAAACTAAACTTCCTATTGAGACCGTTCAAGTTGTTGGTATTCCAGGTACGAAGAGTATTAACATATAATATATCTTGTATATTCTTTTGCCTCACTTTATTATAGTTATTCtggctatgcagttaatatcggtgatatcgGTCCTCTAGTAAAATATCTgtgtcaaatatcggtaccgatattatcggcgatattgaccaaTATAACCAATATTTCACTGACATTTGACCGATATAtaaccgatatttgaccgatttaaccgatatatcactgaatcaTTAGTGTTAagttgctatatatataaattctgcattatagTAAAATTACCGTACCCcccgatatctcaccgagataacctatatctcaaatattggtccttgaccgatatccgatattttaccgcattaactgcatagtatTCTGGTGGTGCATTTTTATGAGTTATTTGGCAACAAACTTATGCAATACTTGAACAAGAAAGAAATTATCGACCTTTCCGGTATCTAAAAACCGGTCTACTATTTGCATCAAATATGGATTAGTTTTTTAGAACGTATATTCCACATATAATTAACAAGAAAGCAATTAGTGACCTTTATGGTATCCATTTTACAGCCAGTCTGTTTTTATGACAGGCTTATTAATTCACATGTTTTGCAATGCGTAAACATAAGGTTCATAAAGCACACGTGTATGTGTACCTTTGTTCATATATCATACTCGGTTTTGCCTCTTTGTAGGTGAAAACGGCGTACACGTCCCTGATATGGTTGTCAAGGGGTTTGAATTTAACGAACCATTACCGCTGGTGACCGGAATTGAAACCAGTGAAGATGATTCCGGATCTGGGCCGATGTTTCCCCCTAATCTTTTCTCCGAACTTTTCGAATATAATCTCCCACGGAGACC
The sequence above is drawn from the Helianthus annuus cultivar XRQ/B chromosome 12, HanXRQr2.0-SUNRISE, whole genome shotgun sequence genome and encodes:
- the LOC118484944 gene encoding UDP-glucose 6-dehydrogenase 1-like, which gives rise to MVKICCIGAGYVGGPTMAVIAFKCPSVEVAVVDISVPRITAWNSDKLPIYEPGLDEVVKKCRGKNLFFSNEIEKHVAAADIVFVSVNTPTKTSGLGAGKAADLTYWESAARMIADVSKSSKIVVEKSTVPVKTAEAIEKILTHNSKGIEFHVLSNPEFLAEGTAITDLFNPDRVLIGGREENAGGLKAIQTLKDIYVQWVPQERIICTNLWSAELSKLAANAFLAQRISSVNSISALCEATGANVTQVSSAVGKDLRIGSKFLNASVGFGGSCFQKDILNLVYICECNGLPEVANYWKQVIKINDYQKNRFVNRLVSSMFNTISGKKIGILGFSFKKDTGDTRETPAIDVCKGLLNDKAQLVIYDPQVPEAQIFKDLSTPKFDWDQLGSTIQITEDAVAQSVKVVHNAYEATKDAHAICILTEWDEFKSLDYQKIYNNMPKPAYMFDGRNVVDVAKLRQIGFIVYSIGKPLDPWLKDMPAIA